Proteins encoded in a region of the Diospyros lotus cultivar Yz01 chromosome 9, ASM1463336v1, whole genome shotgun sequence genome:
- the LOC127809965 gene encoding probable 2-oxoglutarate-dependent dioxygenase At3g50210 isoform X2, whose translation MIEDGGVLEVVRQLDRACREAGFFYVKGHGVPDSIIKEVRDVTHRFFSLPYEEKLNIKISPEAGYRGYQRVGENITKGVPDMHEAIDCYREVNAGMYGALGKPLEGQNQWPINPPSMKQLMDEYISLCTDLSRKIMRGIALALGAPADGFEGEIAGDPFWVLRIIGYPGASHANGQDKPENDIGCGAHTDYGLLTLVNQDDDITALQVRNLCGEWILAPPIPGTFVCNIGDMLKILSNGLYESTLHRVINFSPNYRVCVAYFYETNFEAAAEPLDACVKRTGGTKKFERAIYGEHLVSKVQTNFVKDESDS comes from the exons AAAGGTCATGGTGTCCCAGATTCCATTATCAAAGAGGTTAGAGATGTAACACACAGATTCTTCAGTCTACCTTATGAGGAAAAACTAAACATCAAAATTTCTCCTGAAGCTGGATACAG GGGATATCAGCGGGTTGGGGAAAATATAACTAAAGGTGTTCCTGACATGCATGAAGCTATTGAT TGCTACAGAGAAGTGAATGCAGGGATGTATGGAGCTCTTGGAAAACCTCTAGAAGGACAGAACCAATG GCCAATTAATCCTCCAAGTATGAAACAATTGATGGATGAGTATATCAGCCTTTGTACAG atctttcaagaaaaattatgcGGGGAATTGCTCTAGCACTTGGTGCACCAGCAGATGGATTTGAAGGTGAAATAGCTGGGGACCCATTTTGGGTGTTGCGAATTATTGGTTACCCTGGTGCATCTCATGCAAATGGCCAGGACAAGCCAGAAAATGACATAGGATG TGGAGCTCACACTGACTATG GTTTGTTGACATTAGTAAATCAAGATGATGATATAACTGCACTTCAG GTGAGAAACCTATGTGGTGAATGGATATTGGCTCCTCCCATCCCTGGCACATTTGTTTGCAATATTGGTGACATGCTAAAG ATTCTATCAAATGGACTCTATGAGTCTACTCTGCATCGAGTCATCAACTTCTCCCCAAATTATCGTGTCTGTGTGGCCTACTTTTATGAG ACCAACTTTGAAGCGGCTGCAGAGCCTTTGGATGCTTGTGTAAAGAGAACTGGCGGAACCAAGAAATTTGAAAGAGCTATTTATGGAGAGCATTTAGTTAGCAAAGTACAAACCAATTTTGTAAAAGATGAATCAGATTCTTGA